Proteins from a genomic interval of Sphingobacterium sp. SYP-B4668:
- a CDS encoding PSP1 domain-containing protein — MGCSSCSSGGGCGSSTTEVGAIPSGCQNNGSCMTSGCNKLDVYDWLSNMDMPSNYKAFDIVEIRFKGSRKDFYINTDNLYLEMGEMVVVEPATGGYDIGHVSLTGELVRLQLKKNNVSIDTVSKKIYRKANEADIKKFEAAKDLEWETMHKARKLALDLGLSMKISDVDYQGDKTKATFYYTAEGRVDFRELIKKMAESFRIRIEMRQIGMRQEASRLGGIGSCGRELCCSTWLTDFKTVSTSAARYQNLSLNTLKLAGQCGKLKCCLNYELDSYMDALKDIPNHVDRIETQIGTAYLQKTDIFKKVMWYSYPKAENWIPLPVDKVKEFIEMNKEGKKPEELVSPIVTEEVEKPIVYDYENVVGQDSLTRLDERNRKKKTKNKNKTKAKQTTEKSEQAIHNKKAGEKQEGRTQPPKPQQPKKENKSNPPAAEKVEGSEGTEKPKRKFNNRNRSRNRNNNGSNNKGGPSAE, encoded by the coding sequence ATGGGATGTAGCAGCTGCTCATCCGGTGGTGGATGTGGAAGTAGTACTACAGAAGTAGGTGCTATTCCTTCAGGATGTCAAAACAATGGCTCCTGTATGACCAGTGGATGTAATAAATTAGACGTATATGACTGGTTATCCAATATGGATATGCCATCAAATTATAAAGCTTTCGACATTGTCGAAATCAGATTCAAAGGATCCAGAAAGGATTTTTATATCAATACAGACAATCTCTATCTAGAAATGGGAGAAATGGTCGTTGTAGAGCCTGCAACAGGAGGATACGATATTGGTCATGTCTCACTAACGGGCGAATTAGTTCGCCTTCAATTGAAAAAGAACAATGTATCGATAGACACTGTTTCCAAGAAAATCTACCGAAAGGCCAACGAAGCTGATATAAAGAAATTTGAGGCTGCAAAAGACCTCGAATGGGAGACCATGCACAAAGCACGAAAACTGGCTTTAGATTTGGGACTTTCTATGAAGATTTCGGATGTAGATTATCAAGGAGACAAGACCAAGGCCACTTTTTACTACACAGCGGAGGGTCGTGTAGACTTTCGCGAACTCATCAAAAAGATGGCCGAGTCGTTCCGAATCCGAATCGAAATGAGGCAAATCGGTATGCGCCAAGAAGCAAGCAGACTTGGCGGGATTGGTTCCTGTGGTCGTGAATTGTGTTGCTCGACATGGCTTACCGACTTTAAAACGGTATCCACATCTGCGGCCCGTTATCAGAATCTCTCTTTAAATACCCTCAAGCTTGCAGGTCAATGCGGTAAACTCAAATGCTGTCTTAATTATGAGTTAGACAGTTATATGGATGCGCTAAAAGATATTCCCAATCACGTAGATAGAATTGAGACTCAAATAGGTACTGCATATCTCCAAAAGACAGACATTTTCAAAAAGGTGATGTGGTACTCGTATCCTAAAGCCGAAAATTGGATTCCACTACCCGTTGATAAAGTCAAAGAGTTTATAGAAATGAACAAGGAAGGCAAAAAACCAGAAGAACTGGTCAGTCCAATTGTTACGGAAGAGGTGGAAAAACCAATTGTATACGATTATGAAAATGTAGTCGGTCAAGATAGTTTGACCCGTCTGGATGAACGCAATCGTAAAAAGAAAACCAAAAACAAAAATAAAACCAAAGCAAAACAGACAACAGAAAAGTCTGAACAGGCTATACATAATAAAAAGGCAGGCGAAAAGCAAGAAGGCAGAACACAACCGCCAAAGCCTCAACAGCCGAAAAAAGAAAATAAATCAAATCCACCAGCTGCCGAAAAAGTGGAAGGAAGTGAAGGAACGGAAAAGCCGAAACGTAAATTTAACAATAGAAATAGAAGTAGAAATAGAAACAACAACGGTAGTAATAACAAAGGTGGACCATCTGCGGAGTAG
- a CDS encoding DNA polymerase III subunit, producing the protein MQFRDIIGHQEIKEHLVRTVHENRVSHAQLFLGPESSGSLALALAYAQYINCESKLSDDSCGVCNSCRKYAKIIHPDLHFSFPFFAKGKEETSSTYIEDWRKAFLHNPYLNLEYWRNQLEANNKQANINIAEAHDIIKKLSLKAFEAEYKVLIMWLPEYLDTQGNALLKLIEEPPEKTLFLLVCENQDRILNTIISRTQLVKINKLSHQHIQEYLVNEKQIAVNTASEIAFIADGNLQHALDLLKETNDHFDLLVRWLRFIVSDAGLHLISLCDDEISKLGRENQKSYLMYAINMMRQIILTKENLHSLVHLPEKELEFVNRFAPLFDIRQIEEAISQFEKCHYYVERNANPKILFLDLSLQLVLLFKYQTFPTGTQYI; encoded by the coding sequence ATGCAGTTTAGAGATATAATTGGCCATCAGGAAATTAAAGAACACCTTGTCCGTACAGTACATGAAAACAGGGTAAGTCATGCCCAATTGTTCTTAGGACCAGAGAGTTCCGGAAGCCTGGCGCTCGCTCTTGCGTATGCTCAATATATCAATTGCGAATCTAAACTAAGTGATGACAGTTGTGGGGTCTGCAATTCCTGCAGGAAGTATGCCAAAATCATTCATCCCGATTTACATTTCTCCTTTCCTTTTTTTGCAAAAGGAAAAGAAGAAACCTCATCTACTTATATAGAAGATTGGAGAAAAGCTTTTCTTCACAATCCATATTTAAATTTAGAATATTGGAGAAATCAATTAGAAGCAAATAACAAACAGGCAAATATCAACATAGCTGAGGCCCATGACATTATCAAAAAACTGAGCCTCAAAGCATTTGAAGCAGAATATAAAGTTTTGATTATGTGGTTACCTGAGTATTTAGACACCCAGGGCAATGCATTGTTAAAACTCATAGAGGAACCTCCTGAAAAAACACTTTTTTTACTAGTCTGTGAAAATCAAGATCGCATACTCAATACGATCATTTCCCGTACGCAACTCGTAAAAATAAATAAATTAAGTCATCAACATATACAGGAATATCTGGTAAACGAAAAACAGATAGCGGTAAATACAGCGAGTGAAATTGCTTTTATTGCCGACGGTAATTTGCAACACGCTTTGGATCTATTAAAGGAAACTAACGATCATTTTGATCTTTTGGTTCGCTGGTTAAGATTTATTGTCAGTGATGCAGGCTTACATCTCATTTCGCTATGTGATGATGAAATATCCAAATTAGGACGAGAAAACCAAAAAAGCTATTTAATGTATGCCATCAATATGATGCGTCAGATTATTCTAACTAAAGAAAATCTTCATAGCTTGGTTCACCTTCCCGAGAAAGAATTAGAATTTGTAAACAGATTTGCACCCCTGTTTGACATTAGACAAATTGAAGAAGCCATCAGCCAATTCGAAAAATGTCATTATTATGTCGAACGAAATGCAAATCCTAAAATATTATTTTTAGATTTATCTTTGCAATTAGTTTTATTATTTAAATATCAAACGTTCCCAACAGGGACTCAATATATATAA
- the dnaN gene encoding DNA polymerase III subunit beta: MRFIVSTSILLKQLQAISGASSSSTVLPILENFLFEIKENTLTISATDLQTSMVTSLQIESKEEGRVAMPSKILIETLKTLPDQPVAFSVDTKTLAIEISAGDGKYKLSGENADDFPKIPTVDNTSTVNIPAPVLAEAINKTIFAVSNDELRPAMSGVLVQLAEQSTTFVSTDAHKLVRYRRTDIKTEKPASLILPKKALSLLKSSLPSDDISVTIEYNNTNAFFQFGNIFLICRLIDERYPDYEAVIPQVNPNKLTVERSLFLNTLRRVVIFANKTTHQVRLRISGSELHISAEDLDFSNEAHERLSCQFEGEDMEIGFNAKFLVEMLNNLSSEEVIIEMSTPNRAGLLIPAVKDDNEDILMLVMPVMLNSAG, from the coding sequence ATGAGATTTATAGTATCTACGTCAATTCTATTAAAACAATTGCAAGCCATCAGCGGGGCTTCAAGTAGCAGTACTGTTCTGCCTATTTTGGAAAATTTTTTGTTTGAAATCAAAGAAAATACGTTGACTATTTCGGCTACAGATTTGCAGACCAGTATGGTTACTTCTCTACAGATAGAATCAAAAGAAGAAGGAAGAGTAGCCATGCCTTCGAAAATTTTAATCGAGACATTGAAGACTTTACCCGATCAACCTGTGGCTTTCTCAGTTGATACAAAAACGCTGGCTATCGAGATTAGTGCAGGTGATGGTAAGTATAAATTGAGTGGTGAGAATGCTGATGATTTTCCTAAGATACCGACAGTAGATAATACATCTACTGTAAATATTCCCGCTCCCGTGCTTGCAGAAGCAATCAATAAGACAATTTTTGCCGTAAGTAATGACGAGTTAAGACCAGCCATGTCTGGAGTGTTGGTGCAATTGGCAGAGCAATCTACCACCTTTGTATCGACAGATGCGCATAAATTGGTGCGTTATCGTCGTACCGACATCAAAACGGAAAAGCCTGCGTCATTAATATTGCCTAAAAAAGCACTTTCGTTGCTAAAGTCATCCCTGCCATCTGATGATATTAGCGTCACAATAGAATACAACAATACAAATGCCTTTTTTCAATTTGGCAATATCTTTTTGATTTGCCGATTGATTGATGAACGATATCCAGACTATGAGGCGGTGATTCCACAGGTCAATCCTAATAAATTGACAGTGGAACGGTCGTTGTTTTTGAATACGCTACGCCGCGTTGTTATTTTCGCAAATAAAACGACGCATCAAGTTCGCCTCCGGATATCAGGAAGTGAACTGCATATTTCTGCCGAAGATTTGGATTTTTCTAATGAAGCTCATGAGCGCTTGAGTTGTCAATTTGAAGGAGAAGACATGGAAATAGGCTTTAATGCCAAATTCTTAGTCGAGATGTTGAACAACTTGAGCAGCGAAGAAGTTATTATTGAAATGAGTACGCCGAATAGAGCTGGGTTATTGATTCCCGCAGTCAAAGATGATAACGAAGATATCTTGATGTTGGTGATGCCGGTAATGTTAAATAGCGCAGGTTAA
- a CDS encoding DedA family protein: protein MEVIAALIDFVLHIDKHLIEIVNDYQTWTYLILFLIIFIETGVVVMPFLPGDSLLFAAGMLAAQPNDLNVWVLIFILLVAAILGDSLNYSIGRRFGMQVTRIKLFGRQLVKQEQIEKTHSFYEKYGSKTIVIARFVPIVRTLAPFVGGIGRMHYGTFITYNIVGAILWVVGITLAGYFLGNIPIIRDNFSKVVLLIIVISVLPIIFEVVKEKLKKKEA from the coding sequence TTGGAAGTAATAGCAGCATTAATAGACTTTGTTCTACATATCGATAAGCATCTGATAGAAATTGTTAACGATTATCAGACCTGGACTTATCTCATTCTGTTTTTAATAATTTTTATTGAGACCGGTGTAGTGGTCATGCCTTTTTTACCTGGAGATTCTTTATTATTTGCAGCAGGTATGTTAGCGGCGCAACCTAATGATTTGAATGTATGGGTTTTGATTTTTATCTTACTTGTTGCCGCGATTTTAGGAGATTCGCTTAATTATTCTATTGGTAGGCGATTTGGAATGCAAGTGACCCGTATCAAATTGTTCGGCCGACAATTGGTCAAGCAAGAACAAATCGAGAAGACGCATTCTTTTTATGAGAAGTACGGAAGCAAGACCATTGTAATTGCTCGATTCGTACCTATAGTTCGAACCTTAGCACCCTTTGTTGGTGGTATCGGTAGAATGCATTATGGGACCTTTATCACATATAATATTGTCGGGGCAATCTTGTGGGTTGTCGGCATTACGTTGGCTGGATATTTTTTAGGAAATATTCCTATTATACGCGATAACTTTTCTAAGGTAGTTTTACTGATTATCGTTATTTCGGTCCTGCCGATTATTTTTGAGGTTGTAAAGGAAAAATTAAAGAAAAAGGAAGCTTAA
- a CDS encoding CAP domain-containing protein, whose protein sequence is MKYILTTVISLLTFIVQAQQISLEKGEAKDAFELLNKIRMHPEKYKKELHIADIGPVTRRELVWNPILARVAEKRARDMAERNYFDHVTPDGVGVNIQIAEEGYILNADWLKNRKANNFESIAANHPTAEEGIRAFIIGKGSPGFMHRKHLLGMDKWNGSLQDIGIGYVRIPKGAKYKTYMCVIIAKHDW, encoded by the coding sequence ATGAAGTATATATTGACGACGGTGATATCACTGCTAACATTTATTGTCCAAGCTCAACAGATTTCCTTAGAAAAGGGCGAGGCCAAAGACGCATTTGAATTGCTCAATAAGATACGTATGCACCCAGAGAAGTATAAAAAGGAGCTGCATATTGCAGATATAGGACCTGTTACCCGTCGTGAATTGGTATGGAATCCTATACTGGCTCGTGTCGCCGAAAAACGAGCTCGGGATATGGCGGAAAGAAATTATTTTGATCACGTAACTCCAGATGGGGTTGGTGTCAATATACAAATCGCAGAAGAAGGGTACATCCTAAATGCCGATTGGTTGAAAAATCGAAAAGCCAATAATTTTGAATCCATCGCGGCTAACCATCCGACAGCAGAGGAGGGAATACGGGCTTTTATTATAGGGAAGGGGTCTCCGGGATTTATGCATCGTAAGCACTTATTGGGGATGGACAAATGGAATGGATCACTACAAGACATAGGGATTGGTTACGTGCGTATTCCGAAGGGAGCAAAGTATAAAACGTATATGTGTGTGATTATTGCCAAGCATGATTGGTAA
- a CDS encoding YicC/YloC family endoribonuclease, giving the protein MIKSMTGYGLGTRDNERVKYSVEIKSLNSKFLELSIRLPKAVSDRELTLRAECGKLIERGKVNLMVNVEYADQTAKASNINASLLKKYYTQLQQIAFELGDKQVSLFEMALGMPEVVTNSDDTVDEEEGKVLLAAFYDAIKQFNVFREKEGEVLRMDLEKRVQFILVHMTEVESMETSRIPLIRERISQYMEESVGKENIDKNRFEQELIYYIDKLDITEEKVRLRSHCNYFLEALNAPDSNGKKLGFISQEMGREINTLGSKANNAEIQQIVVRMKEELEKIKEQLLNVL; this is encoded by the coding sequence ATGATAAAATCAATGACTGGGTATGGATTGGGCACTCGAGACAACGAAAGAGTCAAATATAGTGTCGAAATAAAATCCTTAAACTCAAAATTTCTGGAGTTAAGTATCCGTCTTCCTAAGGCTGTATCCGATAGAGAGTTGACTTTGCGTGCAGAGTGTGGCAAGCTCATTGAGAGAGGTAAAGTAAACCTTATGGTGAACGTGGAGTATGCCGACCAAACGGCAAAGGCGTCTAATATCAACGCTTCCCTTCTTAAAAAGTATTATACACAACTTCAACAGATTGCTTTCGAATTGGGAGATAAGCAAGTGTCGCTTTTTGAGATGGCTTTGGGCATGCCAGAGGTCGTTACCAACAGTGACGATACTGTAGATGAAGAAGAAGGTAAGGTCTTGCTAGCAGCTTTCTATGATGCCATCAAACAATTCAATGTTTTTCGGGAAAAAGAAGGTGAGGTTTTGCGTATGGATTTGGAGAAACGAGTACAATTCATATTGGTGCATATGACGGAGGTGGAATCTATGGAGACCTCTAGAATTCCACTTATTCGGGAACGGATCAGTCAATATATGGAGGAGTCTGTTGGAAAGGAAAATATCGATAAAAATCGTTTTGAGCAGGAATTGATTTATTACATTGATAAATTGGATATTACCGAAGAGAAAGTAAGGTTGCGCAGTCATTGCAATTACTTTTTGGAGGCTCTTAATGCGCCTGATTCAAACGGAAAGAAACTAGGTTTTATTTCTCAAGAAATGGGGAGAGAGATTAATACTTTGGGATCGAAGGCCAATAATGCGGAGATACAACAAATCGTCGTTCGCATGAAAGAAGAATTAGAGAAAATAAAAGAACAATTGCTTAACGTTTTGTAA
- the gmk gene encoding guanylate kinase: protein MEGKLIIFSAPSGAGKTTIVRHLLEKFSDKIEFSISASTREPRGEEIDGKDYYFISKEEFLHKIAKQEFIEFEEVYSGTYYGTLKAEVERIWSKGKHVIFDIDVVGGLRLKSKFPEQSLSIFVQPPSFEVLKERLRGRGTDSEDKLSERFAKAEHELSFADRFDVILKNHDLQTACADADRLLLDFIK, encoded by the coding sequence ATGGAAGGAAAGTTGATTATTTTTTCAGCACCATCAGGTGCAGGAAAAACAACCATTGTAAGACATTTACTAGAGAAATTCTCGGATAAGATTGAGTTTTCTATCTCGGCGAGTACGCGTGAACCTCGTGGGGAGGAAATTGATGGAAAGGATTACTATTTCATATCTAAAGAAGAATTTTTGCATAAGATAGCAAAGCAGGAATTTATAGAATTTGAAGAAGTGTATTCTGGAACGTATTATGGAACGCTTAAGGCTGAGGTTGAGCGGATATGGAGTAAAGGAAAACACGTTATTTTCGATATTGATGTGGTGGGAGGCTTAAGACTTAAATCTAAGTTTCCGGAGCAGTCATTGTCGATTTTTGTACAGCCACCTTCATTTGAAGTTCTAAAAGAACGATTACGAGGAAGAGGAACAGATAGTGAGGACAAATTGAGTGAACGGTTTGCGAAGGCTGAGCACGAGCTGTCTTTTGCAGATCGATTTGACGTGATATTGAAGAATCATGATTTGCAAACAGCCTGCGCTGATGCTGATCGCCTTTTGTTGGATTTCATAAAATAG
- the nadD gene encoding nicotinate (nicotinamide) nucleotide adenylyltransferase, whose translation MKQVGLFFGSFNPIHVGHLIIANYMANYTELDEVWFVVSPQNPFKKKSTLADPYDRLEMVNLAVEQTEGLRASNIEFNLPIPSYTIDTLTHLSAKHIDKQFHLIMGEDNLETLEKWKNIDIILRDYHIYVYPRPGYTGGALSEHPAITRTDTPQMEISSTFIRKSIKEGKNIQFFIPDKVIEFIDKKGLYSS comes from the coding sequence ATGAAGCAGGTTGGTCTTTTCTTTGGATCTTTTAATCCTATCCATGTAGGGCATTTGATCATTGCAAATTATATGGCCAATTATACGGAATTGGATGAAGTCTGGTTTGTGGTATCTCCGCAAAATCCCTTTAAGAAGAAAAGTACGCTTGCTGACCCATATGATCGGCTGGAGATGGTAAATCTTGCTGTTGAGCAAACAGAGGGTCTGAGAGCCAGTAATATAGAATTTAATCTTCCCATTCCTTCTTATACGATTGATACGTTGACGCATCTTTCTGCTAAACATATTGATAAGCAGTTTCATTTGATTATGGGGGAGGATAATTTGGAAACGTTGGAGAAATGGAAGAATATTGATATCATCCTTCGCGATTATCATATTTATGTATATCCAAGGCCTGGATATACTGGTGGAGCATTAAGCGAGCACCCTGCAATCACAAGAACAGACACACCTCAAATGGAAATCTCTTCAACTTTCATTCGCAAATCGATAAAAGAGGGAAAAAATATACAATTCTTTATCCCGGATAAGGTCATTGAATTTATAGATAAGAAGGGCCTTTACTCGTCATAA
- a CDS encoding ExbD/TolR family protein has protein sequence MAELNNAQKQTGKKGRRGIRNNGTPKVDLTAMVDLAFLLITFFMLTTSLNTPNSLAVAMPDKTSPISKPILLSEDRTINLLLGGNNEITYYKGAESDPKETPRKVSFGKFGLRELLMNSKTTISKSTNGQEMIVLIKPSDESVTKNLVDVLDEVQKADVKRFMITKISQVEREML, from the coding sequence ATGGCAGAGCTAAACAATGCACAGAAGCAAACAGGGAAAAAAGGACGTAGAGGTATTCGTAATAACGGAACGCCTAAGGTGGATTTAACCGCAATGGTAGACTTGGCTTTTTTACTTATTACATTTTTCATGCTGACGACTTCGTTGAATACCCCGAATAGTCTGGCTGTCGCTATGCCAGATAAGACCAGTCCTATTTCGAAACCGATTTTATTAAGTGAGGACCGTACAATCAACCTATTATTGGGAGGGAACAACGAAATAACGTATTACAAAGGAGCTGAGTCAGACCCAAAAGAAACACCAAGAAAAGTGTCATTTGGAAAATTCGGTCTTAGAGAGCTGTTAATGAACTCAAAGACGACTATATCTAAAAGTACAAATGGCCAGGAGATGATTGTCTTGATCAAGCCTTCGGATGAATCGGTTACTAAAAATCTGGTCGATGTATTGGATGAAGTTCAAAAAGCGGATGTTAAACGCTTTATGATAACTAAGATTTCACAGGTAGAGAGGGAGATGTTGTAA
- a CDS encoding SDR family oxidoreductase, with product MSINTLFDLTGKTALVTGCKRGIGKAIAEALALAGADIIGVSASLELQDSAVEKSVRAIGKSFKAYQADFSDRKNLYAFIEKVKSENPSIDILFNNAGNILRAPAAEHPDEYWDQIIEINQNAQFVLTRELGKEMIARGSGKIIFTASLLTFQGGINVPGYAASKGAIGSLVKAFANEWASKGINVNAIAPGYIATDNTEALRDDPSRSKSILDRIPAGRWGQPEDFMGPAVFLASNASDYVHGTIMTVDGGWMGR from the coding sequence ATGTCCATCAATACATTATTTGATCTAACAGGCAAGACAGCACTCGTTACGGGTTGCAAAAGAGGGATTGGCAAAGCCATCGCTGAAGCTTTGGCTCTAGCAGGAGCAGACATTATAGGTGTATCTGCTTCTTTGGAATTACAAGACTCTGCCGTTGAAAAGTCTGTCCGAGCTATTGGAAAATCATTCAAAGCATATCAAGCCGATTTTTCAGACAGAAAAAATCTATATGCTTTCATAGAAAAAGTAAAGTCCGAAAACCCCAGCATAGATATCCTCTTCAATAATGCCGGAAATATCCTTCGAGCACCTGCGGCAGAACATCCCGATGAATATTGGGACCAAATTATCGAAATCAATCAAAATGCACAATTTGTCTTAACCCGCGAACTCGGAAAAGAAATGATTGCCAGAGGCTCGGGAAAAATCATTTTTACTGCATCTCTCCTGACATTCCAAGGAGGAATCAATGTTCCTGGATATGCTGCATCCAAAGGAGCAATAGGTTCATTGGTAAAAGCTTTTGCCAATGAATGGGCATCAAAGGGGATTAATGTTAATGCCATTGCTCCCGGTTACATTGCCACAGACAATACAGAAGCATTAAGAGATGATCCTTCTCGGTCCAAGTCCATTCTCGATCGTATTCCCGCTGGGAGATGGGGCCAACCAGAAGACTTTATGGGTCCCGCCGTATTCTTAGCTTCTAACGCTTCTGACTACGTTCACGGCACAATCATGACCGTTGATGGTGGATGGATGGGGAGGTAG
- a CDS encoding DUF4861 family protein, whose protein sequence is MKNYFATLFLALSLASATHAQHKIVIKNKSPHARKEIVSIPYSSFSKYFKVDSVFTIVNETDGSQIIHQLERLGQATPKNILLQVSVPSNGQVSLSVKPQKAQPFKNNTYARYVPERKDDFAWENDVVAFRAYGKALEGSSEDAQGFDFWAKRTTDLIIDEWYKTGDYHADHGKGLDYYAVGQTLGVGDIALFLNQKIQYTKHYRQFQVLDNGPLRSTFKLIFEPQVIAGQNITLSKTISLDAGNQHNKIQVDLVNTDNSTTPIVIGIARRAEQQPAFLFADNSLSYWEPTLEDKGTTGTAVLLGKNKATKLDTSVPTQFLLHATIKNKIPFIYYTAAAWDRAGQITTAQNWFEFIKVLNQNIQNPLVVSLK, encoded by the coding sequence ATGAAAAACTATTTTGCAACATTATTCCTGGCGTTGTCTCTTGCCTCTGCTACACATGCGCAGCATAAGATTGTCATCAAAAATAAGAGCCCGCACGCGCGAAAGGAGATTGTCAGTATTCCATATAGTTCCTTTAGCAAATACTTTAAGGTAGATTCCGTATTTACTATCGTGAACGAAACCGATGGCTCACAAATCATTCACCAGTTGGAAAGATTGGGGCAAGCCACTCCAAAAAACATACTATTACAAGTTTCCGTTCCCAGTAATGGACAGGTGTCACTATCCGTCAAACCACAGAAAGCTCAACCATTCAAAAACAACACATATGCGCGCTACGTTCCTGAACGCAAAGATGATTTTGCTTGGGAAAACGATGTCGTTGCATTCCGTGCATATGGAAAAGCCTTAGAGGGAAGTAGCGAAGATGCCCAAGGTTTCGATTTTTGGGCCAAACGTACAACAGATCTTATCATCGACGAGTGGTACAAGACAGGAGACTATCATGCCGATCACGGTAAGGGTCTTGATTATTACGCTGTGGGACAGACTTTGGGCGTCGGGGATATTGCTCTTTTTCTTAATCAAAAAATCCAATACACCAAGCATTACCGCCAATTCCAAGTTTTAGATAATGGTCCTCTTCGCTCGACCTTCAAGCTCATTTTCGAGCCCCAGGTAATCGCTGGACAAAACATCACCTTATCCAAAACCATATCGCTAGACGCAGGCAATCAACACAACAAAATACAAGTTGATCTCGTCAATACCGACAATTCCACAACCCCTATCGTTATCGGAATTGCTAGACGTGCTGAACAGCAACCAGCCTTTCTTTTTGCCGACAATAGCCTATCTTATTGGGAGCCAACTCTTGAAGACAAAGGCACCACTGGTACAGCCGTTTTATTGGGAAAAAATAAGGCAACTAAGCTTGACACTTCTGTACCAACGCAGTTCCTATTGCATGCGACAATCAAAAACAAAATTCCTTTTATTTATTACACAGCAGCGGCTTGGGATCGCGCAGGACAAATCACCACTGCCCAGAACTGGTTTGAGTTTATCAAAGTACTCAACCAAAATATTCAAAACCCATTGGTCGTGTCTTTGAAATAG
- the kduI gene encoding 5-dehydro-4-deoxy-D-glucuronate isomerase, translating into MKPTFESRYAISPQESKTLDTTGLRNNFLIENLFKADQVHFVYTHYDRYMVGGAMPITQKVSLDTIPELLKEEYFLNRRELGIINVGGKGAVEVDGVLFELAYKEALYVGKGNKEIIFSSLDPANPAKFYLNSTPAHRTFPTKKVSKDNAIKKELGALETANHRIINQMLLNTVLETCQLQMGMTELKPGSVWNTMPAHTHDRRMEVYFYFEVPAEQSVCHFMGQPEETRHIWMQNEQAVISPPWSIHSGAGTSNYTFIWGMAGENLDYDDMDKVAINDLK; encoded by the coding sequence ATGAAACCCACTTTTGAATCAAGATATGCCATCAGTCCGCAAGAAAGTAAAACGCTTGACACGACAGGCTTAAGGAATAACTTTTTGATTGAAAATCTATTCAAAGCAGATCAGGTACATTTTGTATATACCCATTATGATCGCTATATGGTCGGAGGGGCTATGCCAATTACCCAAAAAGTGTCTCTTGATACCATTCCTGAACTCTTAAAGGAAGAATATTTCTTGAATAGAAGAGAGCTTGGGATCATCAATGTCGGGGGAAAAGGTGCCGTGGAAGTTGACGGCGTCCTTTTTGAGCTCGCGTATAAAGAAGCACTATATGTTGGTAAAGGTAATAAAGAGATTATCTTCAGTAGCCTTGACCCCGCTAATCCTGCAAAGTTCTATTTAAACTCCACTCCTGCCCACCGAACATTTCCAACAAAAAAAGTAAGCAAAGATAATGCTATAAAAAAAGAGCTCGGAGCATTAGAAACAGCCAATCACCGCATCATCAACCAAATGTTATTGAATACCGTTTTAGAAACATGTCAATTGCAAATGGGAATGACCGAGCTAAAACCGGGCTCTGTCTGGAATACCATGCCCGCCCATACGCATGACCGAAGAATGGAAGTATACTTCTACTTTGAAGTCCCTGCTGAACAATCGGTATGCCACTTCATGGGACAACCCGAAGAGACTAGACACATTTGGATGCAAAATGAACAAGCAGTCATATCACCACCATGGTCTATACATTCAGGAGCTGGCACCAGCAATTATACCTTTATATGGGGCATGGCTGGAGAAAATCTAGATTACGATGATATGGATAAAGTGGCTATTAACGACTTAAAGTAA